Sequence from the Exiguobacterium aurantiacum genome:
GAAAACGGGAGCGACTCCAGTTTGAAACGACGCCACTGTTCGGCATCGACGTCGACGCGTTCAAGCGCGGGCGCTGATCCCGACACTGAAACGAAGAGCTCCGGTTCGGGTTGGGCGGTGAATCCTTGCTGCTCGTAAAACGGTTCAACGCTTTCGTTGCAAGCTAGGAAATAAGGCAACCCATCCGTGTCGTGCTGCTTGAACAAATGCTTAAAAATGCGGGTGGCGAGCCCTTGTCCTTGTCGGATCTCGTCCGTCATGACCGTTCCGATTTGATACGCTTCGCGCGCGGTTCCGTCCATCATCACTGTCATCCGGCTCATCCCGACGTTCGAGATGACATTCCGATAGAACGTCAATGAATAACAGCGATAGTGGTCAGTCCATTCGCCAGCGTTGTACCACTCGCGAAAATCGATGCCGAATGTCTCGTCGGCCAAATAGAAAAACGACGCGAGTTCTTTATCGGAATACTCGAGGTTGCTGATTGGTGGTTTTGGCATGTGGCTCACTCCCTGTTTTGAACTTCTCGGCCCATTCCTGTACATTAGAGGCAGAGAGGGGTAATACAGATCATGAAACGATATGAAGCGATTTTATTCGATGTCGACGATACATTGCTCGACTTTAAACAGAGCGAGCACGTCGCCTTGGAGCAGTTGCTCGCTGCCCACAACGTTCGGATGACGGATGAATTGAAACAGCAGTATGTGACGATCAATAACGGATTATGGCGCGCCTTCGAGCGCGGCGAGGTCGGACGGGAAGACGTCTTGATGGGCCGACACACGCAACTGTTCGATACGCTCGGCATCACGATCGACGCGCATGAAGTCGAACAGCGCTATCGCGACCATTTGCACGACGGGGTGCACATCATCGATGGGGCACTCGAGCTCGTCCGAACGCTCAGTGAACAGTATCCGCTCTATATCGTCACGAATGGTGTGACGGAGACTCAGTTCAAGCGGCTCGAAGCGTCGGGACTGCTCCCTTATTTCCAGGACGTGTTCGTCTCGGACGCGACCGGTTCGCAAAAGCCGATGAAGCCATTTTTCGACTATGTATTTGACCGAGTTCCGAACGTGGCACCGGAACGCGGACTCATCGTCGGGGACTCGTTGACGGCAGACATCGCCGGCGGTCGCATGTATGGGCTCGACACGTGCTGGTACAATCCGCACGAGATTGCGGCGTCGGTCGAGACGACGTATGAGATTCAAGACTTGCACGAGTTGAAATCGATTCTGTCCGGCTCAGCGGTCGATAAAGTGGGGCGGCAGTGATTGCGGCAACGCGTAGAGCGTCTCTGGGAAGAGTTTCAAGTCCCGGAGCGCGTCGAGCGGCTGCCAACGATAGATGAGGTGATTCCCTTCTGGTCCATGGAAATCTCCGTGACGGAGCGGGAGGTCACCCGATACATAAAAGTACATGCCGATTTCATGGACCGTGCGCTCCAAATACGTGAAGAAATTTTTGGAAACGAAAGCGAACGTCGTTCCCGTCAGTGTTGCTTCGAGTTCTTCTTGCAGCTCACGCGTCAAAGCGAGCTCGGCCTCTTCGCCGATGCCGACGCGTCCACCCGGTAACGCCCAAAAGTCATCGTTCACGTTCCGATGAACGAGCAAATGACCGTCTTGGACCCAGATGCCGGCGACGCGATAATTGAACGTGCCGTGCTCGGTCGGAAATACGATATCCATTTTCATCACTCCATTCCTTAAGCTACATCAAGTATACGCCAAGGAGGCAGATCATGTTTCAATCAAATGAGAGTTATAAAGGCGAGGACTTCCGCGACGAGACGCTCCGTGACATCCAACTCACGCAGACGACGTTCGAGAACTGTCGCTTCACCTATATCGATGCGACCGAGTTCGAGACCGAACAGTGTCGTTTCATCAACTGTGACTTCACCGATTCGAAGTGGAACGCTTCACGCCACAGCGGCAGCTCGTTCCTGAATTGTCAGTTCAACGGGGCGAACCTGTTTTTAAGCGAGTTCGACCAATGCAAGATGACGGGTTCGTCGTTTGAGTCATGCACGTTTGAAGGGGTCGTCGTGCGCGAGGGTGATTGGTCGTTCGTCAATCTGCGTCACGCTCCGCTCCGGAAGATGGATTGGTCCGGTGTCCGTTTGACCGAGGCCGATTTATATGGTGCAGACTTGAAAGAATCACGCTGGACGAACGCCGTCTTGTCACGTGCCGTCTTGCAACATGCCGATTGCACCGGTGCTGATTTTGTAGGGGCCGAGATGGATGGGGTCGATTTCTCGGACGTCATTCTGAAACAAGCGACGCTTGACGTCATGCAGGCCGTTCAAATTGCCCGTTCGCTCGGGGCAAACGTCATATGACCAATAAGCAAGTGCTCGAGTATTTGACGTCATTGGCCTTGGAGCGGGAAGACGTCCGCGTCCTCGTTTTGAACGGGTCGCTCGTCAATCCGAACGTGTCGACAGACCGCTTTCAAGACGTGGATATCACTTGTTTCGTGAAAGACGTGACCGCGTTCATCGAAGATCGCTCTTGGCTGGTGCCGCTCGGGGATGTGTTGATCATGCAGACGCCAGACGAGGTGCCAGGAGACGTCGAGTATGAACATTACGCGTTTCTCGTCCAGTTTGCAGCGGGACACCGCGTCGATTTGACCGTCCGCCCGCTGCGTGACGTGGAGGCGACGATTCAAACGGATTCACTCAGTATCGTCCTCGTCGACAAAGACAGCATCGCCGGTCAACCGATTCCGTCCGATCATTCGTACCGCATCAACCGGCCGAGCCGATTCGACTATGAGCAGTGCTGGAACGAGTTTTGGTGGGTGTCACTTTACGTCATCAAAGGGATGCATCGGAAGCAACTGCTGTACGCTTTCGACCATTTGATGATCATGCGGACGATGCTCCGACAGATGCTCGCGTGGGAAGTCGGTTTTGCGACAAACTTTACAGCGAACGGAGGAAAGTCCGGGGATGGGCTGGAGAGATATCTGGCCCCTGAAGTATGGCAAGCCTATCTCGATACATACACATCAGCCGAGACACTAGCGATGGAAACGGCCCATGCGACGTTGGTGGAACAATTTGAGCGGGTCAGTCGCCGCGTGGCCGACCAAGCCGGATATCCGTTTCAAGAAGCGGAGGCGCAACGAATTCGTGACGCCTTTTCGACGCTTTGGTGTTCAAACGATTAGTTTTTGGTTGAGTCGGGAAAAGCCCCTCTATAGAAGGGGGAATGACGCTTGAATCCGTATACGACGTTCATCGCGCTCCTAGTGGGGAGTTTACTTTTATTTGTCGGCATCCGGACGAAAAAATGGCCGATTTTAGTCGTGGCCTTATTTCCGCTTGGACTTGTCGCCTTCAACATGTATTTACTGATCACTGGACGTTAGAAGACTGTTTTTTTCAGTCTTCTTTTTTGTATATCGATTTTACAAAAAACGCCGTCGGCAACAAGATCCCGATGGCCGCTTCGAGCAAGGCGAACAGCCGGGCCGGGCCAATCGGTAGCAAGTCGCCGAACCCGATGGATAGCAACGTGACCCCGCTAAAGTAGAGCAGATTGCGCCAGCTTGGTTCGACCGCGGTCATCGTCTCGAGTGAGGTCACCAAGATGACACCATCTCGTGAGAGCGCGTAGTAAATCAAGGCGAACCCGATCATCACGCCGAGCAGGCTGACGAACAAATGGCTGAACAAACGCAAATCAAAAGCGGTCTGCTTGTACGTTTGGCGCTGAAAGAAGGTAAACACGTTCAAACCGATGAATAACAGGGCAATCGTCAATAAAATGGAATTCACGCCCATTTCTCCCTTCTGTGACAGACTGTATTATGTTGTTTCCCTGATCGTTCACCGTCAAACGGACCGATTCACACCAAGACGGATTCATTCAACAAGGAGGTGTCCGAGTGCGACGATGTTTAATGGGCGGCTTATTGCTCATCTTCTTTTTAGGAGGATGTACGACGAAAGAGCCGTTTGATTTTGATGAGATCCATTCCTATAAGATTTTTTACAACATGCCCACCGAGGCGATTATTGAAGATATGGCCCGATACGACCTCGTCATCATCGAACCGATTTGGTATACACCGGAACAGATTGAAACGATTCGGTCGAACGGGACGAAAGTGCTCGGCTATATTAACGTGATGGAAGCGGACACGTGGAATCGAGCGCTCATCGGTCAAATGGACAAAGACGATTTCTTCTATCGGGACGGGGAGCGCATCTATTTCCCGAAATGGGATTCGTATTTGACGGATATCAGCTCGTCCGATTTCCGTAAAATTTTAATCCGTGAGATTCAAAAACAAGTCATCAATAAACATCTGGACGGAATTTTCCTCGACACGGTCGGTGATATCGATGACGTCCACCTCGACTATCCGGACG
This genomic interval carries:
- a CDS encoding pentapeptide repeat-containing protein, coding for MFQSNESYKGEDFRDETLRDIQLTQTTFENCRFTYIDATEFETEQCRFINCDFTDSKWNASRHSGSSFLNCQFNGANLFLSEFDQCKMTGSSFESCTFEGVVVREGDWSFVNLRHAPLRKMDWSGVRLTEADLYGADLKESRWTNAVLSRAVLQHADCTGADFVGAEMDGVDFSDVILKQATLDVMQAVQIARSLGANVI
- a CDS encoding endo alpha-1,4 polygalactosaminidase yields the protein MRRCLMGGLLLIFFLGGCTTKEPFDFDEIHSYKIFYNMPTEAIIEDMARYDLVIIEPIWYTPEQIETIRSNGTKVLGYINVMEADTWNRALIGQMDKDDFFYRDGERIYFPKWDSYLTDISSSDFRKILIREIQKQVINKHLDGIFLDTVGDIDDVHLDYPDDLEEQLAGLEAFLQAIEQAYPGVPVVQNWGIETLERTSAPYVEGFMWEGFNYTEITSDSWSMEMLDRMNAIQDEYGIAVLTVSDQEEATSRDMAEANGFIHYHEPTYYNTWDF
- a CDS encoding GNAT family N-acetyltransferase is translated as MPKPPISNLEYSDKELASFFYLADETFGIDFREWYNAGEWTDHYRCYSLTFYRNVISNVGMSRMTVMMDGTAREAYQIGTVMTDEIRQGQGLATRIFKHLFKQHDTDGLPYFLACNESVEPFYEQQGFTAQPEPELFVSVSGSAPALERVDVDAEQWRRFKLESLPFSPRLYTTDDMHIWMFHYYQGMDEDVYRFDDVHVIYMIERSRLNLYAVLSPRPVDMRDVVARLSFEGITEIVFKFTPDLDGVEQRPSRDGQWMIRMNEGQFFPEGCRFPYLSKA
- a CDS encoding NUDIX hydrolase, yielding MDIVFPTEHGTFNYRVAGIWVQDGHLLVHRNVNDDFWALPGGRVGIGEEAELALTRELQEELEATLTGTTFAFVSKNFFTYLERTVHEIGMYFYVSGDLPLRHGDFHGPEGNHLIYRWQPLDALRDLKLFPETLYALPQSLPPHFIDR
- a CDS encoding aminoglycoside 6-adenylyltransferase, which codes for MTNKQVLEYLTSLALEREDVRVLVLNGSLVNPNVSTDRFQDVDITCFVKDVTAFIEDRSWLVPLGDVLIMQTPDEVPGDVEYEHYAFLVQFAAGHRVDLTVRPLRDVEATIQTDSLSIVLVDKDSIAGQPIPSDHSYRINRPSRFDYEQCWNEFWWVSLYVIKGMHRKQLLYAFDHLMIMRTMLRQMLAWEVGFATNFTANGGKSGDGLERYLAPEVWQAYLDTYTSAETLAMETAHATLVEQFERVSRRVADQAGYPFQEAEAQRIRDAFSTLWCSND
- a CDS encoding YjjG family noncanonical pyrimidine nucleotidase; the protein is MKRYEAILFDVDDTLLDFKQSEHVALEQLLAAHNVRMTDELKQQYVTINNGLWRAFERGEVGREDVLMGRHTQLFDTLGITIDAHEVEQRYRDHLHDGVHIIDGALELVRTLSEQYPLYIVTNGVTETQFKRLEASGLLPYFQDVFVSDATGSQKPMKPFFDYVFDRVPNVAPERGLIVGDSLTADIAGGRMYGLDTCWYNPHEIAASVETTYEIQDLHELKSILSGSAVDKVGRQ
- a CDS encoding ion channel — encoded protein: MGVNSILLTIALLFIGLNVFTFFQRQTYKQTAFDLRLFSHLFVSLLGVMIGFALIYYALSRDGVILVTSLETMTAVEPSWRNLLYFSGVTLLSIGFGDLLPIGPARLFALLEAAIGILLPTAFFVKSIYKKED